Proteins found in one Quercus robur chromosome 2, dhQueRobu3.1, whole genome shotgun sequence genomic segment:
- the LOC126712317 gene encoding peroxidase 9-like, producing MELFKVTLSLIVIASLSATLSSAHPGFNFGWGGHGGSSGWSFSLFPEFYQFSCPQANDIVMSVLERAIANEPRMAASLLRLHFHDCFVQGCDASVLLDDSATIVSEKNSGPNKNSLRGFEVIDEIKAKLEEACPQTVSCADILALAARGSTVLSSGPNWELPLGRRDSKTASLTTSNTNIPPPNSTLQNLVTLFKRQGLDEVDLVALSGGHTIGMARCVTFKQRLYNQNGNNQPDQTLDKGYYYNLKSVCPKSDGDNNISPLDFASPAKFDNTYFKLILWGKGLLTSDEVLFTGSAGTTMQLVKRYAEDESLFFDQFAKSMVKMGNISPLTGFKGEVRKNCRQVD from the exons ATGGAACTCTTCAAAGTTACTCTTAGTCTCATAGTAATAGCTTCCCTCTCAGCCACTCTCTCCTCGGCTCACCCAGGCTTCAATTTTGGCTGGGGTGGTCATGGTGGAAGTAGTGGATGGTCTTTTAGCCTTTTCCCTGAATTTTATCAGTTCTCTTGTCCCCAAGCCAATGACATTGTGATGTCTGTGTTGGAGAGGGCCATTGCCAATGAGCCCAGAATGGCTGCTTCTTTGCTTAGGCTTCACTTCCATGACTGCTTTGTCCAG GGTTGTGATGCCTCAGTATTATTGGATGATAGTGCCACAATAGTTAGTGAAAAGAATTCTGGGCCAAACAAAAATTCTCTTAGAGGTTTTGAAGTGATTGATGAGATCAAGGCCAAGTTGGAAGAAGCGTGTCCTCAAACTGTCTCTTGTGCAGACATTCTCGCCCTTGCTGCTCGTGGCTCCACCGTATTA AGCAGTGGACCGAATTGGGAGCTACCATTGGGAAGAAGGGACTCAAAGACAGCAAGCTTAACTACCTCAAACACTAATATTCCCCCACCAAACTCTACTCTCCAAAACCTTGTAACATTGTTCAAGCGTCAAGGACTCGATGAAGTTGATCTTGTTGCACTCTCAG GGGGGCATACAATTGGTATGGCAAGGTGTGTGACATTCAAGCAAAGGCTCTACAACCAAAATGGAAACAATCAACCTGATCAAACTCTTGACAAGGGCTACTACTATAATTTGAAATCAGTTTGTCCTAAATCAGATGGTGACAATAACATCTCTCCCTTGGACTTTGCCTCCCCAGCAAAATTCGACAACACATATTTCAAGCTCATCCTGTGGGGAAAAGGGCTCCTCACTTCAGATGAAGTGCTTTTCACAGGAAGTGCTGGGACTACTATGCAATTGGTTAAGAGATATGCTGAGGATGAGAGCCTATTCTTCGACCAGTTTGCTAAGTCTATGGTCAAGATGGGAAACATAAGCCCTCTCACTGGTTTTAAGGGTGAAGTTAGGAAGAACTGTCGCCAAGTTGATTGA